A stretch of the Vulcanisaeta souniana JCM 11219 genome encodes the following:
- a CDS encoding DEAD/DEAH box helicase — protein MKSSTETTISPKGELDNTYKLLHPLVQTALAERGFLRATEPQRLAIPKILSGRNVLIIAPTGSGKTEAAVLPVLSMLRWGMDKGEFTDKGIYILYVTPLRALNRDLLDRLVWWGERVGIKVGVRHGDTDQSDRVKQSRDPPQMLITTPETLQAILSGKRLREHLMKLRWIIIDEIHELAEDKRGTQLTLTLERIKWLIGRKPQIIGLSATVGSPEEVAKFLVGDDECDIVQSSIVREMKMDVIHPTPTKEDEEMAKNVYLYPDAVTRLRIIRDLVSGNGSTIIFVNTRSMAELLMYRFAMLGYESIGIHHSSLSKVSRITTERAFKDGKLKAVIATSSLELGIDIGHVDFVIQYLSPHQVVRLVQRIGRSGHRLDKVPRGVVITEDLNDTLEAIAIVNRAKSGLLEATQIPDKPYDVLVHQIVSLLMIKNRWTIDELYNVIRGAYPYRKLSIEELKGILRFMSEVLNPRLAYFVENDGTVLKPSGFRARRELYRYFFEQMSMIPDEKHYLVINQTSDEPIGVLDEAFVAEYGEPGIKFVFRGGVWVLQKIVGDTIYVVPAKDTVGAIPSWVGEEIPVPFEVAQDVGIIKEEVSNYVTKVGPETTTELLSSKLGASMDTIKYVVNKVMEHIESGVPVPSHRLVLLERVGDLIVLYTHGGTLVNRTVARMLGEVLTERLGYPVGVQQDAYAVVLQLPRPGIDTTLVTQTIMDIANMDDKTFIDYAIRAIIRTGIFKRKFVHVARRFNVVKKDREMSDLAITNLVELYKGSPVFTETLKEVLTRDFDLDNTYSFLKSLSNGDRRLVTIEGNEFSPMGREIVDKISHRLEVMAPERLDKLVRESVKARLLNESVTLVCLNCGWVGSARNKDLPDKPKCPNCGSERLGALRVDEEKIRQVVERWREGRVRSDDEEIIQYINRTADLVGKYGKLAVLALSSRVRIDDIEEFLPKISNIDRLVLVIHELEKRELRRRFME, from the coding sequence ATGAAAAGCAGTACAGAAACTACTATATCTCCAAAAGGGGAATTGGATAATACCTATAAATTACTCCATCCCCTGGTTCAAACTGCATTAGCAGAGAGGGGCTTTCTAAGGGCGACGGAGCCTCAAAGGCTGGCCATTCCCAAGATACTCAGTGGTCGTAATGTGTTGATAATTGCACCGACAGGTAGCGGTAAAACAGAGGCTGCCGTTTTACCAGTCCTCTCAATGCTTAGGTGGGGTATGGATAAGGGTGAGTTTACTGATAAGGGTATATACATACTCTACGTTACACCCCTCAGGGCGTTAAATAGGGACTTGCTTGATAGGCTTGTTTGGTGGGGTGAGAGGGTTGGTATTAAGGTTGGTGTTAGGCATGGGGATACTGACCAAAGCGATAGGGTTAAGCAGAGTAGGGATCCACCGCAGATGCTCATAACAACCCCTGAAACCCTTCAGGCTATTTTGTCAGGCAAGAGACTAAGGGAACACCTAATGAAGCTTAGGTGGATAATCATTGATGAAATTCATGAACTGGCCGAGGATAAGAGAGGTACGCAATTAACCTTAACACTCGAGAGGATTAAGTGGTTGATTGGTAGGAAACCACAAATAATTGGTTTATCAGCTACTGTGGGTAGTCCCGAGGAGGTTGCCAAGTTCCTCGTTGGTGATGATGAGTGCGACATCGTACAATCAAGTATAGTCAGGGAAATGAAGATGGATGTTATTCACCCGACACCTACCAAGGAGGATGAGGAGATGGCTAAGAACGTTTACTTATACCCAGATGCAGTCACTAGGCTTAGGATCATTAGGGACTTAGTGAGTGGGAATGGTTCAACAATAATCTTTGTTAATACACGATCAATGGCTGAACTGCTCATGTATAGGTTTGCCATGCTTGGTTATGAATCCATTGGTATACACCATAGTTCACTGTCTAAGGTCTCTAGGATAACCACGGAGAGAGCCTTTAAGGACGGTAAATTGAAGGCTGTGATAGCAACGTCAAGTCTCGAGTTAGGTATTGATATCGGCCACGTGGACTTCGTGATCCAGTACCTATCGCCTCACCAAGTTGTTAGGCTTGTTCAGAGGATTGGTAGGAGTGGTCATAGGCTTGATAAGGTCCCTAGGGGTGTGGTAATCACTGAGGATTTAAATGATACACTTGAGGCAATCGCCATAGTTAACAGAGCTAAGTCAGGGCTCCTTGAGGCTACGCAAATCCCTGATAAGCCATACGATGTGCTTGTTCATCAGATAGTTAGTTTGTTGATGATTAAGAATAGGTGGACCATTGATGAGCTTTATAACGTAATAAGGGGGGCTTACCCATACAGGAAGTTATCGATTGAGGAACTTAAGGGTATCCTGAGGTTCATGAGTGAGGTGTTGAATCCTAGGCTTGCTTACTTCGTTGAGAATGACGGCACTGTGCTTAAGCCAAGTGGCTTCAGGGCTAGGAGGGAGTTGTATAGGTACTTCTTTGAGCAGATGTCCATGATACCCGATGAAAAGCATTACCTAGTCATTAACCAAACAAGTGATGAACCCATTGGGGTGCTAGATGAAGCCTTTGTGGCTGAGTATGGTGAACCAGGGATAAAGTTCGTGTTTAGAGGCGGCGTTTGGGTTCTCCAGAAGATTGTTGGTGATACCATATATGTTGTTCCTGCCAAGGACACCGTTGGGGCAATACCGTCTTGGGTCGGTGAGGAGATCCCGGTGCCGTTCGAAGTGGCTCAGGATGTTGGCATCATCAAGGAGGAAGTTAGTAACTACGTTACTAAGGTGGGGCCTGAGACAACCACTGAGTTGCTCTCCTCAAAATTAGGTGCGTCTATGGATACCATTAAGTATGTTGTTAATAAGGTCATGGAGCACATCGAGAGCGGTGTTCCAGTGCCTTCCCATAGGCTTGTCCTCCTTGAGCGCGTTGGTGATTTAATAGTGTTGTATACGCATGGCGGTACTCTTGTTAACAGGACAGTGGCCAGGATGCTTGGTGAAGTGCTAACCGAGAGACTTGGTTATCCAGTGGGTGTCCAGCAGGATGCCTACGCCGTAGTACTGCAATTACCGAGACCTGGTATCGATACTACATTGGTCACTCAAACAATAATGGATATAGCCAATATGGATGATAAGACATTCATAGATTACGCAATCAGGGCTATAATAAGGACAGGGATTTTCAAGAGGAAGTTTGTCCACGTTGCCAGACGATTCAATGTTGTTAAGAAGGATAGGGAAATGAGTGATTTAGCAATAACGAACCTAGTGGAGCTTTACAAGGGGTCCCCGGTATTTACCGAGACACTTAAGGAGGTCCTAACGAGAGATTTTGACCTAGACAATACCTACTCATTCCTAAAATCATTGAGTAATGGCGATAGGAGATTAGTTACGATAGAAGGGAATGAGTTTAGCCCAATGGGCAGGGAGATCGTTGATAAGATAAGCCATAGGCTTGAGGTCATGGCACCGGAGAGACTTGATAAACTAGTTAGGGAGAGCGTTAAGGCAAGGTTACTAAACGAGTCAGTGACCCTTGTATGCCTTAACTGTGGTTGGGTCGGCTCTGCCAGAAACAAGGACTTACCTGACAAACCAAAATGCCCCAACTGTGGTTCTGAGAGACTTGGCGCACTGAGGGT
- a CDS encoding XTP/dITP diphosphatase yields the protein MRVFFVTSNEGKLHEASLVLREFSIELVMDLNHRKIEIQSDNLEDIVNNALTNICTGGISEYFVVEDDGLFINKLNGFPGPYSSYVYKTIGLTGILKLMNGINDRSAYFKSVVGLCGPQIPIKLFIGVVRGSIAMEPRGSEGFGFDPIFIPSGYNKTFAELGPEIKNKLSHRALAFRALGNWLLGKG from the coding sequence ATGAGAGTATTCTTCGTGACAAGCAATGAGGGTAAGCTTCATGAGGCTTCTTTGGTCCTTAGGGAATTCAGTATTGAACTCGTCATGGATCTTAACCATAGGAAGATAGAGATCCAGAGCGATAACCTTGAGGATATAGTTAATAATGCCTTAACCAACATATGCACTGGAGGCATTAGTGAGTACTTTGTTGTTGAGGATGATGGCTTATTCATTAATAAATTAAATGGGTTTCCAGGCCCTTACTCATCATACGTTTATAAGACGATAGGGCTTACCGGTATTCTAAAGCTTATGAACGGTATTAACGATAGATCGGCATACTTTAAATCAGTAGTTGGTCTATGCGGTCCTCAGATACCTATAAAGTTATTTATTGGTGTTGTGCGTGGTAGTATAGCCATGGAACCCAGGGGTTCTGAGGGCTTCGGCTTTGACCCAATATTCATACCAAGTGGTTACAACAAAACCTTTGCGGAACTAGGACCGGAGATCAAGAACAAATTATCTCATAGGGCCTTGGCATTCAGGGCGTTAGGTAATTGGCTACTGGGCAAGGGATAG
- the rpl4p gene encoding 50S ribosomal protein L4 translates to MSMVSLDLSPLIRPVYTVPTTVKVFDLSGSTIGDVTLPPQFLESIRPDLILRAYLSALTARLQPKGTDPMAGNRTTAVSFGIGLGIARVPRVKGSLWPTARIAPNVVKGRRAHPPKVEKILHEKINKRERRKAIRSAIASTAIKDLVIARGHLVDKVPQIPLVVNDDLGRIGVMTDLKKTLMSLGLWDDIERVAERIRIRSGKGKMRGRRYKEGKSVLIVVPSTDSPVIRVARNLPGVDVVPVRNLSVLYLAPGGVPGRLTLWTLGAIEELRKGLFMG, encoded by the coding sequence ATGAGCATGGTGTCCCTAGACTTATCACCACTGATAAGGCCGGTCTACACGGTGCCGACTACAGTGAAGGTGTTCGACCTAAGTGGCAGTACCATTGGTGATGTGACACTGCCACCGCAATTCCTCGAATCAATAAGACCTGACTTAATACTAAGGGCTTACCTCAGTGCTTTAACAGCTAGACTACAGCCCAAGGGCACTGACCCAATGGCTGGCAATAGAACTACGGCCGTGAGCTTCGGCATAGGACTAGGTATTGCCAGGGTTCCCAGGGTCAAGGGCAGTCTCTGGCCAACGGCAAGGATAGCGCCAAACGTTGTCAAGGGTAGGAGAGCCCACCCACCTAAGGTTGAGAAGATCCTACATGAGAAAATCAATAAGAGGGAGCGTAGGAAGGCCATTAGGTCTGCCATAGCATCAACTGCAATAAAGGATCTAGTGATCGCCAGGGGGCACTTGGTTGATAAGGTTCCGCAGATACCTTTAGTGGTTAATGATGACCTTGGAAGAATAGGCGTAATGACAGACCTCAAGAAGACCCTCATGTCATTAGGGCTTTGGGATGACATTGAGAGGGTTGCGGAAAGGATTAGGATCAGGTCCGGCAAGGGTAAGATGAGGGGTAGAAGATATAAGGAGGGTAAGAGTGTGCTCATTGTTGTGCCATCCACGGACTCGCCAGTGATTAGAGTTGCAAGGAATTTACCGGGTGTTGATGTGGTCCCAGTGAGGAACCTTAGCGTACTATACCTAGCGCCTGGTGGTGTTCCTGGTAGGTTAACACTATGGACCCTAGGCGCGATTGAAGAATTGAGAAAGGGCTTATTCATGGGGTGA
- the pdo gene encoding protein disulfide oxidoreductase gives MSATPFEKPQGTSEVPHIEVDEETKEIIKEILSQMKNPVEVLFFTSNTCGNRDTNWCVPTEELLDLLAELAPPGKLILKKIKYEENNGLFAKYNVELPRVPVIYLLDGAIKYLGAPLGEEVRAFIETIVRISVGETKLRPKTKKGLEALMSADNSKKVEVLTVVTPSCPYCPYAVLMANMFAYDSKGKVVSITVEAYEESDIADAYQVTAVPTVVLKREDQDVGNVEFIGVPPESDLLKKVLDYSGVGSQ, from the coding sequence ATGTCTGCAACACCCTTCGAGAAGCCACAGGGCACATCGGAGGTGCCCCACATAGAGGTTGATGAGGAAACAAAGGAGATAATAAAGGAGATATTATCACAAATGAAGAATCCGGTGGAGGTATTATTCTTCACAAGCAATACCTGCGGTAACAGGGACACTAATTGGTGTGTTCCAACCGAGGAGCTACTGGACCTACTTGCCGAATTAGCACCACCTGGGAAGCTAATACTGAAAAAAATCAAGTATGAGGAGAACAATGGATTGTTTGCGAAGTACAATGTAGAGCTACCAAGGGTTCCCGTAATATACCTACTCGATGGCGCAATTAAGTACCTGGGTGCGCCACTTGGTGAAGAAGTTAGGGCTTTCATAGAGACCATAGTCAGGATATCAGTTGGTGAGACCAAGCTAAGGCCAAAGACCAAAAAGGGGCTTGAGGCCTTAATGAGCGCAGACAATAGCAAGAAGGTCGAGGTTTTAACAGTGGTCACGCCATCATGTCCATACTGCCCATACGCGGTCCTAATGGCGAACATGTTTGCCTATGACAGTAAGGGTAAGGTTGTCTCGATAACAGTGGAGGCCTATGAGGAGAGCGACATAGCTGATGCTTACCAGGTTACTGCAGTACCCACGGTGGTACTAAAGAGGGAGGATCAGGACGTTGGTAATGTGGAGTTCATAGGGGTTCCGCCGGAGAGTGATTTATTAAAGAAGGTGCTTGATTATAGTGGTGTTGGTTCGCAATAG
- a CDS encoding TFIIB-type zinc finger domain-containing protein, with translation MLKCSACGSTRVTVLINGKPYCKYCGTKILRTHLVRTLLNMKREGLITSIINIENYEDS, from the coding sequence ATGCTTAAGTGTAGTGCTTGTGGTTCCACCAGGGTAACGGTACTCATTAACGGAAAACCATACTGTAAATACTGCGGTACAAAGATCCTAAGGACTCACCTGGTGAGGACATTATTAAACATGAAGCGTGAGGGATTAATAACATCGATAATAAACATCGAGAATTACGAAGACTCCTAG
- a CDS encoding 50S ribosomal protein L23 has protein sequence MIVRFVLTEKSLRLAERENKITIIVPRDTTKKEIRDYVEKTYGVKVEGVNTLITMTGEKKAYVKLAPENNAYDLLGRLGLV, from the coding sequence GTGATAGTGAGATTCGTATTAACAGAGAAGAGCCTTAGGCTTGCCGAGAGGGAGAATAAGATAACCATAATCGTGCCCAGGGACACCACTAAGAAGGAAATTAGGGATTACGTTGAGAAGACTTATGGCGTAAAGGTCGAAGGTGTGAACACACTAATAACAATGACCGGTGAAAAGAAGGCGTATGTTAAGCTAGCACCGGAGAACAATGCCTATGACTTACTTGGACGATTAGGCCTAGTATAA